A DNA window from Eikenella exigua contains the following coding sequences:
- the fumC gene encoding class II fumarate hydratase, translating to MEFRIEKDTMGEVRVPANRYWGAQTERSRNNFKIGPAASMPHEIIEAFAYLKKAAAFANADLGVLPAEKRDLIAAACDEILAHKLDEEFPLVIWQTGSGTQSNMNLNEVISNRAHVLNGGKLGEKSVIHPNDDVNKSQSSNDTYPTAMHIAAYQKVVQHTLPAVKRLQKTLAAKAEAFADVVKIGRTHLMDATPLTLGQEFSAYAAQLAYGIRALENTLPHLAELALGGTAVGTGLNTPKGYDVQVAFYIAKFTGLPFVTAPNKFEALATHDAIVETHGALKQLAVSLYKIANDIRLLASGPRSGIGEILIPENEPGSSIMPGKVNPTQCEALAMVCAQVLGNDTAISFSGTQGQFQLNVFKPVMAANFLQSAQLLADACISFDEHCAAGIEPNLPRIKQQLDNSLMLVTALNTKIGYENAAKIAKAAHKNGTTLREEAVKSGFLSAEQFDDWVRPADMVGSLK from the coding sequence ATGGAATTTCGCATTGAAAAAGATACCATGGGAGAAGTAAGGGTGCCGGCCAACCGGTATTGGGGCGCGCAGACCGAACGCTCCCGCAACAACTTCAAAATCGGCCCGGCTGCTTCCATGCCGCATGAAATCATTGAAGCCTTTGCCTACTTGAAAAAAGCAGCTGCTTTTGCCAATGCCGACTTGGGTGTATTGCCTGCTGAGAAGCGCGATCTGATTGCTGCCGCCTGTGACGAAATTTTGGCGCACAAGCTGGATGAAGAGTTTCCGCTGGTGATTTGGCAAACCGGCTCCGGCACACAGTCCAACATGAATTTGAACGAAGTCATTTCCAACCGTGCTCACGTGTTGAACGGCGGCAAATTGGGCGAGAAAAGCGTTATCCACCCCAATGACGACGTAAACAAATCCCAGTCTTCCAACGACACCTATCCCACCGCCATGCACATTGCCGCCTACCAAAAGGTAGTGCAGCACACCCTACCCGCCGTTAAGCGCCTGCAAAAAACCTTGGCTGCCAAAGCCGAGGCATTTGCCGACGTGGTGAAAATCGGCCGTACCCATCTGATGGATGCCACTCCGCTCACCCTCGGTCAAGAATTTTCTGCCTATGCCGCCCAGCTTGCCTACGGCATCCGTGCCTTGGAAAACACCCTACCGCACTTGGCCGAACTTGCCTTAGGCGGCACTGCCGTGGGCACCGGCTTGAACACGCCCAAAGGCTATGATGTTCAGGTAGCTTTCTATATCGCCAAATTCACCGGCCTGCCCTTTGTTACCGCGCCGAACAAATTCGAAGCATTGGCCACGCACGACGCTATTGTGGAAACCCACGGTGCATTGAAGCAGCTGGCTGTGTCGCTGTATAAAATTGCCAACGATATCCGTTTGTTGGCTTCCGGCCCGCGTTCCGGTATTGGTGAAATCCTGATTCCCGAGAATGAGCCAGGCTCCTCCATCATGCCCGGCAAAGTGAACCCCACCCAGTGCGAAGCCCTCGCCATGGTGTGCGCCCAAGTGTTGGGCAACGACACCGCCATTTCTTTCTCCGGCACTCAGGGGCAGTTCCAGCTCAACGTGTTCAAACCCGTGATGGCCGCCAACTTCCTGCAATCGGCACAGCTTTTGGCTGATGCTTGCATTTCGTTTGACGAACATTGTGCAGCCGGCATTGAGCCTAACCTGCCTCGTATCAAACAGCAGCTCGATAACTCCCTGATGCTGGTTACCGCGTTGAACACCAAAATCGGCTACGAAAACGCTGCCAAAATCGCCAAAGCCGCTCACAAAAACGGCACCACCCTGCGCGAAGAAGCCGTTAAATCCGGCTTCTTGAGCGCCGAGCAGTTTGACGACTGGGTACGTCCTGCCGATATGGTAGGCAGTTTGAAATAA